Proteins encoded within one genomic window of Brachybacterium avium:
- a CDS encoding phosphoglycerate dehydrogenase: MKILLPDTVPLNPVLPEGWEAVTIDARAEIPAEHHDAAVLVVWGASRRHLASAAEHLDGLRLVQSLSAGVDGILAAGFDQDVVIAAGAGLHSLTVSEHSLALLLSLLRRLPECREAQQRHEWSSELGGLQPLNPAGRLTTLIGARVLIWGFGQIGQTLAPTLQALGAEVRGAARSAGTRSGFEVIADSEVPAALPEVDVLINILPATEATTGIVGREVLAALPDHAILLNVGRGATVDQVALREALEAGTLGGAAVDVTDPEPLPEDDPLWDAPRLLITPHAAGGRPVGADERITANLRALVDGREILHVATR, encoded by the coding sequence ATGAAGATCCTGCTGCCCGACACCGTTCCGCTGAACCCCGTGCTGCCGGAGGGATGGGAGGCGGTGACGATCGATGCCCGCGCCGAGATCCCTGCCGAGCACCACGACGCCGCAGTGCTGGTGGTGTGGGGAGCCTCCCGCCGCCACCTCGCCTCCGCGGCCGAGCACCTGGACGGGCTGCGGCTGGTGCAGTCGCTGTCGGCCGGGGTGGATGGCATCCTCGCCGCAGGGTTCGACCAGGACGTCGTCATCGCTGCCGGCGCCGGGCTGCACTCGCTGACCGTGAGCGAGCATTCCCTGGCCCTGCTGCTGAGCCTGCTGCGCCGGTTGCCCGAATGCCGCGAGGCCCAGCAGCGTCACGAGTGGTCCTCGGAGCTCGGCGGGCTGCAGCCGCTGAACCCCGCGGGCCGACTCACCACCCTGATCGGGGCCCGGGTGCTGATCTGGGGCTTCGGCCAGATCGGGCAGACCCTCGCCCCGACCCTGCAGGCGCTCGGCGCCGAGGTGCGCGGAGCGGCCCGCAGCGCCGGCACCCGCTCCGGCTTCGAGGTCATCGCCGACAGCGAGGTGCCAGCGGCGCTGCCTGAGGTCGATGTGCTGATCAACATCCTGCCCGCCACCGAGGCGACCACCGGGATCGTGGGCCGCGAGGTGCTCGCCGCGCTGCCCGATCACGCGATCCTGCTGAACGTGGGCCGCGGGGCGACCGTGGACCAGGTGGCGCTGCGGGAGGCCCTCGAGGCGGGCACCCTCGGCGGCGCCGCCGTCGACGTCACCGACCCGGAGCCGCTGCCCGAGGACGACCCGCTGTGGGACGCGCCTCGGCTGCTGATCACGCCGCATGCGGCGGGCGGACGCCCCGTCGGCGCGGATGAGCGGATCACCGCGAACCTCCGCGCGCTCGTCGATGGCCGGGAGATCCTGCACGTGGCGACGCGCTGA
- a CDS encoding BCCT family transporter has protein sequence MTSSKASPPPSSSTDLGTTPDGSPTPPATPGYSLSKPVFFISAGIILLAVLFALLLPDAFNSAISTLNSTVVNSIGWYYVLIVTAFVFFAIVIAASRMGQIKLGKDDDKPEFSMFSWFAMLFAAGMGIGLVFWGAAEPLTFYSEAGAPPNAAGLADPDRAERALGQTFLHWGLHAWGIYVIVGLAVAYAVHRKGRPVSIRWALEPILGKRTDTWIGDVIDIIALVGTLFGIATSLGFGVNQIAAGLDHLGVLPNSTTVQIIIILVVTGLATLSAASGVDKGIKILSNLNMGLAALLLITVLILGPTLFLLRDVVSNIGFYLQNFLQLAFQTLPFRGEEGATWISGWTTFYWGWWISWSPFVGVFIARISKGRTVREFITGVLLVPTALTFLWFTVMGGTALYKSVIEGIDFTDADGAIDANTALFDTFAQLPAGAVLSGVAVILVSIFFITSADSGAFVMDMIAHKGDPNPPRITRIFWAATSGVIAAVLIWVSSLSGDGASGMEGLQALALLSALPFSVVMIGMAISLWRSLGEEVTVIERLELRLRQREFMERYSDELTDEVSDRVEGRVAEQVEAQVSEHLSTFTGEVPTVPADGEGSAPGGRSGRRRGPRNPFTRDS, from the coding sequence GTGACCTCATCGAAGGCCTCGCCGCCACCCTCCTCCTCGACCGACCTCGGGACGACGCCGGACGGCAGCCCCACGCCTCCGGCGACCCCCGGATACTCCCTCTCGAAGCCGGTCTTCTTCATCTCCGCCGGGATCATCCTGCTCGCAGTGCTGTTCGCCCTGCTCCTGCCGGACGCGTTCAATTCCGCGATCTCGACCCTGAACTCCACCGTCGTGAACTCGATCGGCTGGTACTACGTCCTGATCGTCACCGCGTTCGTGTTCTTCGCGATCGTGATCGCGGCCAGCCGCATGGGCCAGATCAAGCTCGGCAAGGATGACGACAAGCCCGAGTTCAGCATGTTCTCCTGGTTCGCGATGCTCTTCGCCGCCGGCATGGGCATCGGTCTGGTCTTCTGGGGCGCGGCAGAGCCGCTGACCTTCTACAGCGAGGCCGGGGCTCCGCCGAACGCCGCGGGCCTCGCGGACCCGGACCGCGCCGAGCGCGCGCTGGGCCAGACCTTCCTGCACTGGGGCCTGCACGCCTGGGGCATCTACGTGATCGTCGGCCTCGCCGTCGCCTACGCCGTGCACCGCAAGGGCCGCCCGGTCTCGATCCGCTGGGCGCTCGAGCCGATCCTGGGCAAGCGCACCGACACCTGGATCGGTGACGTCATCGACATCATCGCCCTGGTGGGCACCCTGTTCGGCATCGCCACCTCGCTCGGCTTCGGCGTCAACCAGATCGCCGCGGGACTGGACCACCTCGGGGTGCTGCCCAACTCGACCACGGTGCAGATCATCATCATCCTCGTGGTGACCGGCCTGGCCACCCTGTCGGCCGCGAGCGGCGTCGACAAGGGCATCAAGATCCTGTCGAACCTGAACATGGGCCTGGCCGCACTGCTGCTGATCACCGTGCTGATCCTCGGCCCGACCCTGTTCCTGCTGCGTGACGTGGTCTCGAACATCGGCTTCTACCTGCAGAACTTCCTGCAGCTCGCCTTCCAGACCCTGCCGTTCCGCGGCGAGGAGGGTGCCACCTGGATCAGCGGCTGGACCACCTTCTACTGGGGCTGGTGGATCTCCTGGTCGCCCTTCGTCGGCGTCTTCATCGCCCGCATCTCCAAGGGCCGCACCGTCCGCGAGTTCATCACCGGCGTGCTGCTGGTCCCGACCGCGCTGACCTTCCTGTGGTTCACCGTCATGGGCGGCACCGCGCTGTACAAGTCCGTCATCGAGGGCATCGACTTCACCGATGCGGACGGCGCGATCGATGCGAACACCGCGCTGTTCGACACCTTCGCGCAGCTGCCCGCCGGGGCGGTGCTGTCCGGCGTCGCCGTCATCCTGGTGTCGATCTTCTTCATCACCAGCGCCGACTCGGGCGCCTTCGTGATGGACATGATCGCCCACAAGGGCGACCCGAACCCGCCCCGGATCACCCGTATCTTCTGGGCTGCGACCTCCGGCGTCATCGCTGCGGTCCTGATCTGGGTCAGCTCGCTGTCGGGCGACGGGGCCTCTGGCATGGAGGGGCTGCAGGCACTGGCCCTGCTCTCCGCACTGCCGTTCTCCGTGGTGATGATCGGTATGGCCATCTCGCTGTGGCGCTCGCTGGGCGAGGAGGTCACGGTCATCGAGCGGCTCGAGCTGCGCCTGCGCCAGCGGGAGTTCATGGAGCGCTACTCCGATGAGCTCACCGACGAGGTCAGCGACCGGGTCGAGGGCCGGGTCGCCGAGCAGGTCGAGGCGCAGGTCTCGGAGCACCTGTCGACCTTCACGGGCGAGGTCCCGACCGTCCCCGCCGACGGCGAGGGATCCGCTCCCGGGGGCCGCAGCGGCCGTCGCCGCGGTCCGCGGAACCCGTTCACCCGGGACTCCTGA
- the mtnN gene encoding 5'-methylthioadenosine/S-adenosylhomocysteine nucleosidase, with protein sequence MPASTASTAATSSAPAAGLDGPLLVLVAMPEEAAPLHARLEGARDLTTPFATGVTARRGRLAGADTVVVTTGIGIAAASAAATWGILATAPGLVVAAGSCGGLAADVEVGTLIVGETFTYSIADATAFGYAPGQVPGGPVRFAAVPARVDIAEQAALRADGQGEGRGVRRGLMLSGDAFVTAEIADPMRERFPAALSADMETTASARSAEVLGVPFVALRAVSDLCGPAAGQQFHLELDVVSEISARAVQQLAEDRTR encoded by the coding sequence ATGCCTGCCTCGACCGCTTCCACCGCCGCGACGTCCTCTGCCCCAGCCGCCGGCCTCGACGGCCCCCTGCTGGTCCTCGTCGCGATGCCCGAAGAGGCGGCCCCCCTGCACGCACGGCTCGAGGGCGCCCGCGATCTGACGACGCCCTTCGCCACGGGCGTCACCGCGCGCCGCGGCCGGCTCGCGGGAGCCGACACGGTGGTGGTCACCACCGGGATCGGCATCGCCGCCGCCTCCGCGGCAGCGACCTGGGGGATCCTCGCCACGGCTCCCGGGCTGGTCGTCGCCGCCGGCTCCTGCGGCGGTCTCGCGGCGGATGTCGAGGTGGGGACGCTGATCGTCGGCGAGACCTTCACCTACTCGATCGCCGACGCGACCGCCTTCGGCTATGCCCCCGGCCAGGTGCCCGGCGGGCCCGTGCGCTTCGCGGCGGTGCCGGCCCGGGTGGACATCGCCGAGCAGGCGGCGCTGCGGGCCGACGGGCAGGGTGAGGGCCGGGGCGTGCGCCGCGGGCTGATGCTCTCCGGCGATGCCTTCGTCACCGCGGAGATCGCGGATCCGATGCGGGAACGGTTCCCCGCGGCGCTGAGCGCCGACATGGAGACCACCGCCAGCGCCCGCTCCGCCGAGGTCCTCGGGGTCCCCTTCGTCGCCCTGCGCGCGGTCTCGGATCTGTGCGGCCCGGCGGCCGGGCAGCAGTTCCACCTCGAGCTGGACGTGGTCTCCGAGATCTCCGCCCGCGCCGTCCAGCAGCTCGCCGAGGACCGCACCCGCTGA
- a CDS encoding alpha/beta hydrolase fold domain-containing protein has protein sequence MGRIRDAVVTGARAVRRIPIPSTLTHQALREARSPLPPGHVLKAHAIEHEMIGRTRAVWLDGHQASNGLIIYLHGGAYVSGPFSSDWAWLSRQVDALGCAGLMLDYRNAPDHQHPVGRDDVEAALAALAADGRLDGRPWVLAGQHSGGGLAFVIARRLREQGDIPAPSALIAMSPWLDLELSNAGITETDQVDPVHERRLLRDAARRYAGRTPLDDPDLSPINASLEGLPPVHLSVGMRDLFLSEVRVAKLQLEENGADLHYREISGRLGLQLISRKGEDIERLHREQAELLARALETDS, from the coding sequence ATGGGTCGGATCCGAGACGCCGTGGTGACGGGGGCGCGCGCCGTGCGGCGCATCCCGATCCCTTCGACCCTGACCCATCAGGCACTGCGGGAGGCCCGCAGCCCGCTGCCCCCGGGGCACGTGCTGAAGGCCCACGCCATCGAGCACGAGATGATCGGCCGCACCCGCGCCGTCTGGCTCGACGGGCACCAGGCGAGCAACGGCCTCATCATCTATCTCCACGGCGGCGCCTACGTCTCCGGCCCGTTCTCCAGCGACTGGGCATGGCTGTCCCGCCAGGTCGACGCGCTGGGCTGCGCCGGGCTGATGCTCGACTACCGCAACGCCCCCGACCACCAGCACCCGGTGGGCCGGGACGACGTCGAGGCGGCACTCGCAGCGCTCGCGGCCGACGGCCGGCTCGACGGCCGGCCCTGGGTGCTGGCCGGCCAGCATTCCGGCGGCGGCCTGGCCTTCGTCATCGCTCGGAGGCTGCGCGAGCAGGGGGACATCCCCGCCCCGTCGGCGCTGATCGCCATGTCGCCCTGGCTCGACCTCGAGCTCTCCAACGCCGGGATCACGGAGACCGATCAGGTCGATCCGGTCCACGAGCGGCGCCTGCTGCGCGATGCGGCCCGTCGCTACGCCGGCCGCACCCCGCTGGACGACCCTGATCTCTCCCCGATCAACGCGAGCCTGGAAGGGCTGCCGCCCGTCCATCTCAGCGTGGGGATGCGGGACCTGTTCCTCTCAGAGGTGCGGGTGGCGAAGCTGCAGCTCGAGGAGAACGGTGCGGACCTGCACTACCGCGAGATCAGCGGCCGGCTCGGCCTGCAGCTGATCTCCCGCAAGGGCGAGGACATCGAGCGGCTCCACCGGGAGCAGGCGGAGCTGCTGGCCCGCGCGCTCGAGACGGACAGCTGA
- a CDS encoding lysoplasmalogenase family protein, with protein MPPIRSLHLALWAAYALAAAVNIGAVLTDADMLRRLSQPLFAPLLLAVLLTAAPHRSRTTTLLIGGLLCAWAGDTLGQLLPQSAQLVTAAGFLGALIFYAAALAPLWLRTRDGMRIALAIPYGAVVVGLFVACADGAGSLLPVVAAYAVALAVMAFLSAGGNGLTWSGGTLFLLSSSLLAMDWFLPGASIAFSTELVMITYTVGHALLVAGMIRLMPRRRWSACAPGAALVIVEP; from the coding sequence GTGCCACCGATTCGTTCACTCCATCTCGCGCTCTGGGCGGCGTATGCGCTCGCGGCGGCGGTGAACATCGGTGCCGTGCTCACGGACGCCGACATGCTCCGGCGCCTGTCGCAGCCGCTGTTCGCACCCCTGCTGCTGGCGGTGCTGCTGACCGCCGCCCCGCACCGCTCCCGCACCACCACGCTGCTGATCGGGGGGCTGCTGTGCGCCTGGGCCGGGGACACCCTCGGCCAGCTCCTGCCGCAGTCCGCCCAGCTGGTCACCGCGGCCGGTTTCCTGGGGGCGCTGATCTTCTACGCGGCCGCGCTGGCACCGCTGTGGCTGCGCACCCGCGATGGCATGCGCATCGCTCTGGCGATCCCCTACGGCGCCGTCGTGGTGGGGCTGTTCGTGGCCTGCGCGGACGGCGCCGGCTCCCTGTTGCCCGTGGTCGCCGCCTATGCGGTGGCGCTGGCGGTGATGGCCTTCCTCTCCGCCGGCGGGAACGGGCTGACCTGGTCCGGCGGGACGCTGTTCCTGCTGTCCAGCTCGCTGCTGGCGATGGACTGGTTCCTGCCGGGTGCCTCGATCGCCTTCAGCACCGAGCTGGTGATGATCACCTACACGGTCGGGCACGCCCTGCTCGTCGCCGGGATGATCCGCCTGATGCCGCGACGTCGCTGGAGCGCCTGCGCCCCGGGCGCCGCCCTGGTGATCGTCGAGCCCTGA
- the argS gene encoding arginine--tRNA ligase, which yields MPAPEIALTQRFQTAFAAAFGPEYAEADPIIRPSQFADFQCNAAMGLAKRLGRKPRDIAAEIVAAVDLEDIAEEPEIAGPGFLNLRLRTDWVAAQVAELVEPSAALGVPSPERSETVVVDYSAPNVAKEMHVGHLRTTVVGDSIVRTLEKLGHTVIRQNHIGDWGTPFGMLIEHLLEVGEDSAEADLVRTDPNAFYQSARAKFDAAEKAGAPGSDLEGGDFASRARRRVATVQSGDAESLRIWTNLVELSKQYFHRIYDMLDVTLTDEHLAGESTYNDLLEAVCDDLEAAGIARISDGALCVFPEGFIGRDEQPLPLIIRKSDGGYGYATTDLAAIRHRVGTLGADRIGYVVGSAQGLHFQMVFTAAREAGWLPAEVRAEHVKIGSVLGDDGKILRTRSGSSLRLMALLEEAVGTARTVIDELRPDLPEAEREQIAHDIGIGGVKYADLSTAHDSDYTFDLDRMLALTGNTAPYLQYAVARIRSISRKASAQGITAAPAPRVDDDAERALALALLEFGPTLVSAGAEFEPHRLCAYLFSLAQTFTSFYEASPILKEADTEVQAGRLTLAELTERVLVEGLDALGVNAPQQM from the coding sequence ATGCCTGCTCCCGAGATCGCGCTGACCCAGCGCTTCCAGACCGCTTTCGCCGCCGCCTTCGGACCCGAGTACGCCGAGGCGGACCCGATCATCCGCCCCTCGCAGTTCGCGGACTTCCAGTGCAATGCCGCGATGGGCCTGGCCAAGCGGCTGGGGCGCAAGCCCCGTGACATCGCCGCGGAGATCGTCGCCGCCGTCGACCTCGAGGACATCGCGGAAGAGCCGGAGATCGCCGGTCCCGGCTTCCTGAACCTCCGCCTGCGCACCGATTGGGTGGCGGCGCAGGTCGCGGAGCTGGTGGAGCCGTCGGCCGCCCTGGGCGTGCCCTCCCCCGAGCGGTCCGAGACCGTGGTGGTCGACTACTCGGCGCCGAACGTCGCCAAGGAGATGCATGTCGGCCACCTGCGCACCACCGTGGTGGGCGACTCCATCGTGCGCACTCTGGAGAAGCTGGGCCACACCGTGATCCGCCAGAACCACATCGGCGATTGGGGCACCCCCTTCGGCATGCTCATCGAGCACCTGCTGGAGGTGGGCGAGGACAGCGCCGAGGCGGACCTGGTGCGCACGGACCCGAACGCCTTCTACCAGTCCGCACGGGCGAAGTTCGACGCTGCGGAGAAGGCGGGGGCGCCCGGTTCCGATCTCGAGGGCGGGGACTTCGCCTCCCGTGCCCGGCGCCGGGTGGCGACGGTGCAGTCCGGCGACGCCGAGTCGCTGCGGATCTGGACGAATCTGGTGGAGCTGTCCAAGCAGTACTTCCACCGCATCTACGACATGCTCGATGTGACCCTCACCGATGAGCACCTGGCCGGGGAGTCCACCTACAACGACCTGCTCGAGGCGGTCTGCGACGATCTCGAAGCCGCCGGCATCGCGCGGATCTCCGACGGGGCGCTGTGCGTGTTCCCCGAGGGCTTCATCGGCCGGGACGAGCAGCCGCTGCCGCTGATCATCCGCAAGTCCGACGGCGGCTACGGCTATGCCACCACGGACCTCGCCGCGATCCGGCACCGGGTGGGCACCCTGGGCGCGGATCGGATCGGCTACGTGGTCGGCTCCGCGCAGGGACTGCACTTCCAGATGGTGTTCACCGCGGCCCGGGAGGCCGGCTGGCTGCCCGCGGAGGTCCGGGCGGAGCATGTGAAGATCGGATCGGTGCTCGGTGACGACGGCAAGATCCTGCGCACCCGCTCCGGCTCCTCGCTGCGGCTGATGGCGCTGCTGGAGGAGGCCGTGGGCACGGCCCGCACGGTCATCGACGAGCTGCGTCCCGACCTGCCGGAGGCCGAGCGGGAACAGATCGCACATGACATCGGCATCGGCGGCGTGAAGTACGCCGACCTCTCCACCGCCCACGACTCGGACTACACCTTCGACCTCGACCGGATGCTGGCGCTGACCGGCAACACCGCCCCGTACCTGCAGTACGCGGTGGCGCGGATCCGCTCGATCAGCCGCAAGGCCTCGGCCCAGGGCATCACCGCCGCGCCGGCGCCGCGGGTGGACGACGATGCGGAGCGGGCGCTCGCGCTGGCACTGCTGGAATTCGGGCCGACGCTGGTCAGCGCGGGCGCCGAGTTCGAGCCGCACCGGCTGTGCGCCTACCTGTTCTCGCTCGCGCAGACCTTCACCTCCTTCTACGAGGCCTCCCCCATCCTCAAGGAGGCCGACACGGAGGTGCAGGCCGGACGGCTCACCCTCGCCGAGCTCACCGAGCGGGTCCTCGTCGAGGGCCTCGACGCCCTCGGCGTGAACGCGCCGCAGCAGATGTGA
- a CDS encoding YccF domain-containing protein yields MRSLLSLVLNIIWLLTAGWALFLAYLLAGILACILIVTLPFGIASFRIAGFVIWPFGREVVDTGRGGAGSALGNVIWFVIAGWWLALGHVGTALAQAVTIIGIPLAWANLKLIPVTCFPFGKEVMDSGSARARMLPTVR; encoded by the coding sequence ATGCGCTCCCTGCTCTCACTGGTCCTGAACATCATCTGGCTGCTCACCGCGGGCTGGGCCCTCTTCCTGGCCTACCTGCTCGCGGGCATCCTCGCCTGCATCCTCATCGTCACCCTCCCGTTCGGCATCGCCTCCTTCCGCATCGCCGGCTTCGTGATCTGGCCCTTCGGGCGCGAGGTCGTGGACACCGGCCGCGGCGGTGCGGGCAGCGCGCTGGGCAACGTGATCTGGTTCGTCATCGCCGGCTGGTGGCTGGCGCTGGGTCATGTCGGCACCGCCCTCGCCCAGGCCGTCACCATCATCGGCATCCCGCTGGCGTGGGCGAACCTCAAGCTCATCCCGGTGACCTGCTTCCCCTTCGGCAAGGAGGTCATGGATTCGGGCTCCGCCCGGGCCCGGATGCTCCCGACGGTCCGCTGA
- a CDS encoding flavin reductase family protein: MAPLDPSAPLDPVDQDEYRRLSDLLAVGVAVASTRQGGHDLVVTVDSYLDLSYDPPTMLIALYGMSRAAEAVEEAGHFCLTLLAAEQQALADRFGTPGAPLQGMLNGLEVSRTRDGDAILPDGLAHFAIRIEQAVDAATHRLLIGPVVEIGEGRIGAEPALRFAGEKRTLR, from the coding sequence GTGGCGCCGCTCGATCCGTCCGCCCCGCTCGATCCCGTCGACCAGGACGAGTACCGCCGCCTCAGCGACCTGCTCGCCGTCGGCGTGGCCGTCGCGAGCACCCGGCAGGGCGGTCACGACCTGGTCGTCACCGTCGATTCCTATCTCGACCTCTCCTACGACCCGCCCACCATGCTGATCGCGCTGTACGGGATGTCCCGTGCGGCGGAGGCGGTGGAGGAGGCCGGGCACTTCTGTCTCACCCTGCTCGCTGCCGAGCAGCAGGCCCTCGCCGATCGCTTCGGCACCCCGGGCGCCCCGCTGCAGGGCATGCTCAACGGCCTGGAGGTGTCCCGCACCCGGGACGGCGACGCGATCCTTCCCGACGGCCTCGCCCACTTCGCGATCCGGATCGAGCAGGCCGTGGACGCCGCCACCCACCGGCTGCTCATCGGCCCGGTGGTGGAGATCGGGGAGGGACGGATCGGGGCGGAGCCCGCGCTGCGCTTCGCCGGGGAGAAGCGGACCCTGCGCTGA
- a CDS encoding alpha/beta hydrolase translates to MNPLLRLALRLLSAVRVDMREDYARVRRMQRQLAALPPVRYRTPTWDTFSDSGDGRRVPVRVFTPREQRREELLLFFHGGGWVTGDIESYTPACATMADLTGCRVASVDYRLAPEHPFPAGLEDCYGTARRLLEDPRRAGLTDAGKIVLVGDSAGGNLAAVVSLLLREQGHRPPDRQILLYPVTHWDHDPETSPFESVRRHGEDYRLTSTEMRDYLDLYVPDPAQRRSRLVAPLMAPDLTGQPETLMITAELDLLCDEGEAYAQALAGAGNRVQLHRVENALHGFIALPRFARPLKDAYEVIDEFLDGAPPRRETP, encoded by the coding sequence GTGAACCCGCTGCTGCGGCTGGCGCTGCGCCTGCTCTCCGCCGTGCGCGTCGACATGCGGGAGGACTACGCCCGGGTGCGGCGGATGCAGCGCCAGCTGGCCGCGCTGCCACCGGTCCGCTACCGGACGCCCACCTGGGACACCTTCTCCGACAGCGGGGACGGCAGGCGCGTCCCGGTGCGGGTGTTCACCCCGCGCGAGCAGCGGCGGGAGGAGCTGCTGCTGTTCTTCCACGGGGGCGGCTGGGTCACCGGTGACATCGAGAGCTACACCCCGGCCTGCGCCACGATGGCCGATCTCACCGGCTGCCGCGTCGCCTCCGTCGACTACCGCCTCGCCCCCGAGCACCCCTTCCCGGCCGGGCTCGAGGACTGCTACGGCACCGCGCGCCGGCTGCTGGAGGATCCGCGTCGTGCCGGTCTGACGGATGCGGGCAAGATCGTGCTGGTGGGCGACTCGGCCGGCGGCAACCTGGCCGCGGTCGTCTCCCTGCTGCTGCGGGAGCAGGGCCACCGCCCGCCAGATCGGCAGATCCTGCTCTACCCCGTCACCCACTGGGACCACGACCCCGAGACCTCGCCCTTCGAGTCGGTGCGCCGCCACGGCGAGGACTATCGGCTGACCAGCACCGAGATGCGCGACTATCTCGACCTGTACGTGCCCGATCCGGCGCAGCGCCGCAGCCGGCTGGTCGCCCCGCTGATGGCCCCCGATCTCACCGGACAGCCCGAGACCCTGATGATCACCGCCGAGCTCGATCTGCTGTGCGATGAGGGAGAGGCCTACGCGCAGGCGCTCGCCGGGGCCGGCAACCGGGTGCAGCTGCACCGCGTGGAGAACGCACTGCACGGCTTCATCGCGCTGCCGCGCTTCGCCCGCCCGCTGAAGGACGCCTATGAGGTGATCGACGAGTTCCTCGACGGCGCCCCGCCCCGGAGAGAGACACCGTGA
- a CDS encoding alcohol acetyltransferase: MKRRHWVRLDNVSNIFPAARSDVDPKVFRLGAEVDHEVDPALLQLALEETFERFPLYHAVLRRGVFWHYLQDSELQPEVTAETEQVCAPLYQADRRTLLFRVVHHRRRISLEVFHALSDGTGALWFLTDLLTAYTRRRFPGESPAADELAEQVRPGASERPDPPPAQIGTHPGAQAAEEVHELTTDSFAHYFRGRRRRRAPSSHEEDFTREAAPAVLTVEEAEDPEALQAAGGEDEVPPAPRPPRRRTHRVRGTRTPDNRTRALELSMPAAPVLGLAKAEGVALTMYLTALFFEAIRRTDEGALAGSTMAASVPVNLRQFFPSTSARNFFATIRVEHTFGEGDDSPGAVARGLQEAFSAEATPEALERRLHRLIRVERWPLARIVPRPIKDAMLSVINHVNNRSLTVAISNLGRVTLPAPAQSHVGRMQFHVSAVRPQFCVISHDGHLTIGFTSPYVETAHVREYARLLTAAGIEVSLAAARTTEEELAGVEP; encoded by the coding sequence GTGAAGCGCCGCCACTGGGTCCGTCTGGACAACGTCTCCAACATCTTCCCCGCCGCCCGCAGCGACGTGGACCCCAAGGTGTTCCGGCTCGGGGCCGAGGTCGACCACGAGGTCGACCCGGCGCTGCTGCAACTGGCCCTCGAGGAGACCTTCGAGCGCTTCCCGCTCTACCACGCGGTGCTGCGCCGCGGCGTGTTCTGGCACTACCTCCAGGACAGCGAGCTGCAGCCCGAGGTGACGGCCGAGACCGAGCAGGTCTGCGCCCCGCTCTACCAGGCGGACCGGCGCACGCTGCTGTTCCGGGTGGTCCACCACCGTCGGCGCATCTCGCTCGAGGTGTTCCATGCCCTCTCCGACGGCACCGGGGCGCTGTGGTTCCTCACCGACCTGCTCACCGCGTACACCCGGCGGCGCTTCCCCGGCGAGTCCCCGGCCGCCGACGAGCTGGCCGAGCAGGTGCGCCCGGGCGCGAGCGAACGCCCCGACCCGCCCCCGGCGCAGATCGGCACGCATCCCGGGGCGCAGGCCGCGGAGGAGGTGCACGAGCTGACCACGGACTCCTTCGCCCACTACTTCCGGGGCCGACGCCGACGTCGCGCCCCCTCCTCCCACGAGGAGGATTTCACCCGGGAGGCCGCGCCGGCGGTGCTCACCGTCGAGGAGGCCGAGGACCCGGAGGCCCTGCAGGCCGCCGGAGGTGAGGACGAGGTCCCGCCCGCGCCGCGCCCGCCTCGTCGCAGGACCCACCGGGTGCGGGGCACCCGCACCCCGGACAACCGCACCCGCGCCCTCGAGCTGTCCATGCCGGCCGCTCCCGTGCTGGGCCTGGCGAAGGCCGAGGGAGTGGCCCTGACCATGTACCTCACCGCGCTGTTCTTCGAGGCGATCCGCCGCACCGACGAGGGCGCACTCGCCGGCTCCACCATGGCGGCCTCGGTGCCGGTGAACCTGCGGCAGTTCTTCCCTTCCACCTCCGCCCGGAACTTCTTCGCGACCATCCGGGTCGAGCACACCTTCGGCGAGGGCGATGATTCGCCCGGGGCGGTCGCCCGGGGCCTCCAGGAGGCGTTCAGCGCCGAGGCGACCCCGGAGGCGCTCGAGCGCAGGCTCCACCGGCTGATCCGGGTGGAGCGCTGGCCGCTGGCCCGGATCGTGCCGCGGCCGATCAAGGATGCGATGCTCAGCGTGATCAACCACGTGAACAACCGCTCGCTCACGGTCGCGATCTCCAACCTCGGCCGGGTCACGCTGCCCGCGCCGGCCCAGTCGCATGTGGGGCGGATGCAGTTCCACGTCTCCGCGGTGCGCCCGCAGTTCTGCGTGATCTCCCATGACGGGCATCTGACCATCGGCTTCACCTCCCCGTATGTGGAGACCGCCCATGTGCGGGAGTACGCGAGACTGCTCACCGCCGCCGGGATCGAGGTCTCGCTCGCCGCTGCTCGGACCACCGAGGAGGAGCTCGCGGGGGTGGAACCATGA